A stretch of Malus sylvestris chromosome 11, drMalSylv7.2, whole genome shotgun sequence DNA encodes these proteins:
- the LOC126591438 gene encoding pleiotropic drug resistance protein 2-like, which yields MAGALAGDGLVRSASSMSWRSISIKDMWNEQPDVFQRSRAGEEEEELRWAAIERLPTYDRLRKGMLRKVMSNGRVEHGEVEITKLKTEDKKQLMDSILKIVEEDNEKLLKRLRDRTDRVGIEVPKIEVRFEHLSVEGDAYVGTRALPTLINSTLNAIEGVLGLVGLSPSKKRVVKILQDVSGIVRPSRMCLLLGPPASGKTTFLKALTGQLDDDLRVTGKITYCGHELSEFVPQRTSAYISQHDLHYGEMTVRETLDFSGRCLGVGTRYEMLVEASRCEKAQGIQPDPEIDAFMKATAVAGQKTSLITDYFLKILGLDICADIMVGNDMKRGISGGQKKRVTTGEMLVGPARAFFMDEISTGLDSSTTFQIIKYMKQMIHIMDLTMVISLLQPAPETFDLFDDIILLSEGQIVYQGSRENVLEFFEHMGFKCPQRKGVADFLQEVTSKKDQEQYWFRKNQPYRYIPVAEFAQAFKSFHIFQRISEDLRVPYDRSNVHPAALVRQKYGISNWELLKACFSREWLLMKRNSFVYIFKTVQLTIMATIAFTVFLRTQMKAGHLEDAPKFWGALFFSLINVMFNGMAELAMTVMRLPVFFKQRDALFYPGWAFGLPIWLLRIPISLMESAIWIILTYYTIGFAPAASRFFKQFLALFGVHQMALSLFRFLAAVGRTEIVASTIGTFTLLMVFVLGGFIVSKNDIKPWMIWGYYISPMMYGQNAIAINEFLDKRWSTPINGSSQPTVGKTLLKERGLFVDEYWYWICIGALLGYSLLFNIGFIAALTFLKPLVDSKAVIADENSERKTKKQLTGTDNSAGTSSSNNEARRGMMLPFHPLSLAFNHVNYYVDMPAEMKSQGVEETRLQLLRDVSGAFRPGVLTALVGVSGAGKTTLMDVLSGRKTGGYIEGSISISGYPKNQATFARVSGYCEQNDIHSPYVTVYESLLYSSWLRLASDVKKETRKMFVEEVMELIELNPLRNALVGLPGVDGLSTEQRKRLTIAVELVANPSIIFMDEPTSGLDARAAAIVMRAVRNTVDTGRTVVCTIHQPSIDIFESFDELLLMKRGGRVIYAGPLGSNSHKLVEYFEAIEGVQKIKEGYNPATWMLEISSTAVEAQLNLDFSEVYANSDLYQRNQELIKELSTPQPGSKDLHFPTKYSQSFITQCKACFWKQHWSYWRNSQYNAIRFFMTIVIGILFGVIFWGKGSQIHKQQDLINLLGATYSAVLFLGASNASSVQTVVAIERTVFYRERAAGMYSELPYAFSQVAIETIYVAIQTFIYSLLLYSMIGYHWKVEKFLYFYYFIFMCFTYFSMYGMMVVALTPGSQIAAVVMSFFISFWNLFSGFLIPRPLIPIWWRWYYWCSPVAWTIYGVFTSQVGDKKTLLEIPGSAPKPVDALLKEYLGYDYDFLVAVVFAHLGWVLLFFFIFAYGIRFLNFQKR from the exons ATGGCGGGAGCATTGGCCGGAGATGGCCTGGTGCGGTCTGCAAGTAGCATGAGTTGGCGGTCAATAAGCATAAAAGATATGTGGAATGAGCAGCCAGACGTGTTCCAGAGGAGCAGGGCCGgcgaagaggaggaggagcttAGGTGGGCGGCAATAGAGCGGCTACCAACGTATGATAGGCTGCGGAAGGGGATGTTGAGGAAGGTGATGAGCAATGGTAGGGTGGAGCATGGTGAGGTTGAAATTACTAAGCTTAAGACTGAAGATAAGAAGCAGTTGATGGACAGCATATTAAAAATTGTTGAGGAAGATAATGAGAAGCTCCTTAAGAGGCTTAGAGACAGAACTGACAG GGTGGGAATTGAGGTTCCTAAGATTGAAGTGAGATTTGAGCACCTATCAGTGGAGGGAGATGCATATGTTGGGACCAGGGCACTTCCAACTCTGATCAATTCCACCTTAAATGCAATTGAG GGGGTTCTTGGACTGGTTGGGCTCTCTCCTTCAAAGAAAAGGGTAGTCAAGATACTTCAAGATGTTAGTGGAATAGTGAGACCATCAAG aatgtGTCTACTTCTTGGACCGCCTGCCTCCGGAAAAACAACATTCTTGAAGGCACTTACTGGGCAGCTTGATGATGATCTAAGG GTAACTGGGAAAATCACCTATTGTGGCCATGAGTTGTCTGAATTTGTTCCTCAGAGAACTAGTGCTTATATTAGCCAGCATGATCTTCACTACGGTGAGATGACAGTTCGGGAGACTTTGGATTTCTCTGGACGTTGCCTTGGAGTTGGAACCAGGTACGAAATGTTGGTAGAGGCATCAAGGTGCGAGAAAGCACAAGGTATACAACCAGATCCTGAGATTGACGCATTCATGAAAGCCACAGCAGTGGCTGGCCAGAAAACAAGTTTGATCACAGATTATTTTCTCAAG ATACTTGGATTGGATATTTGTGCGGATATTATGGTGGGCAATGACATGAAACGGGGCATCTCTGGAGGGCAAAAGAAGCGTGTCACTACCG GGGAAATGTTAGTTGGGCCGGCTAGAGCATTTTTCATGGATGAAATATCAACAGGCTTGGACAGTTCCACCACATTTCAGATAATAAAGTACATGAAGCAGATGATTCATATCATGGACCTCACGATGGTCATTTCTCTTCTGCAGCCCGCGCCAGAGACATTTGACCTTTTCGATGACATTATTCTACTTTCAGAGGGTCAAATTGTTTACCAAGGTTCTCGCGAGAATGTTCTTGAATTTTTCGAACATATGGGCTTCAAATGCCCACAAAGGAAAGGTGTTGCCGACTTTCTGCAAGAAGTAACTTCCAAGAAGGACCAAGAACAATACTGGTTTAGAAAGAATCAACCTTACAGATATATCCCCGTAGCTGAGTTTGCTCAGGCCTTCAAATCCTTCCACATTTTCCAAAGGATTTCTGAAGATCTGAGAGTTCCTTATGACAGATCGAATGTACATCCTGCTGCTTTGGTGAGACAAAAGTACGGAATCTCCAACTGGGAACTCTTGAAGGCCTGCTTCTCGAGGGAATGGCTGCTGATGAAGCGCAATTCATTTGTGTATATTTTCAAAACTGTGCAGTTAACAATCATGGCTACGATCGCATTCACTGTGTTCCTAAGAACGCAAATGAAAGCCGGTCATTTAGAAGATGCACCTAAGTTTTGGGGAGCACTGTTTTTCAGTCTCATCAATGTCATGTTCAACGGGATGGCAGAGCTTGCGATGACAGTTATGAGGCTTCCTGTGTTCTTTAAACAGAGGGATGCCTTGTTCTATCCAGGATGGGCTTTTGGCTTGCCCATTTGGCTCCTCAGAATTCCCATATCACTGATGGAATCAGCCATTTGGATCATTCTTACGTATTACACAATTGGTTTTGCACCTGCTGCGAGTAG GTTTTTCAAACAATTCTTGGCCTTGTTCGGAGTGCATCAGATggccctctccctcttccgttTCCTTGCAGCTGTCGGAAGAACAGAAATAGTTGCAAGCACAATTGGCACCTTCACCTTGCTAATGGTCTTTGTGCTTGGAGGTTTCATAGTTTCCAAAA ATGACATCAAACCATGGATGATTTGGGGCTACTATATTTCTCCTATGATGTATGGTCAAAACGCCATCGCTATCAATGAGTTTCTCGACAAAAGATGGAGCACT CCCATAAATGGTTCTAGCCAACCGACAGTCGGAAAGACCCTCCTTAAGGAAAGAGGACTGTTTGTAGATGAATACTGGTACTGGATTTGCATTGGAGCACTTCTTGGATATTCTCTTCTTTTCAACATTGGTTTCATTGCAGCACTGACATTTTTAAAGC CACTCGTTGATTCTAAAGCTGTCATCGCGGATGAAAACTCTGAAAGAAAAACGAAGAAACAGTTGACAGGTACTGATAACTCAGCAGGTACCAGTTCTTCAAACAATGAAGCTAGAAGAGGAATGATGTTGCCCTTCCATCCTCTTTCACTTGCTTTTAACCATGTGAATTACTACGTGGACATGCCTGCC GAAATGAAGAGTCAAGGGGTTGAAGAGACCAGACTGCAACTGCTACGAGATGTCAGTGGTGCTTTCAGGCCTGGTGTTCTAACCGCATTAGTAGGGGTCAGCGGTGCTGGGAAGACAACCTTGATGGATGTCTTATCCGGAAGGAAGACTGGCGGGTACATTGAGGGAAGTATAAGCATTTCTGGGTACCCAAAAAACCAAGCTACATTTGCTCGAGTTAGCGGTTATTGTGAACAAAATGACATCCATTCCCCCTATGTGACTGTCTACGAATCTCTTTTATATTCTTCGTGGTTGCGTCTTGCTTCAGATGTAAAGAAGGAAACACGAAAG ATGTTTGTTGAAGAAGTGATGGAACTCATTGAGCTTAACCCGTTGAGGAATGCTTTAGTCGGACTTCCAGGAGTAGATGGTCTTTCGACTGAACAGAGAAAGAGGCTCACAATAGCTGTAGAATTGGTTGCTAATCCTTCCATTATCTTTATGGATGAACCCACATCAGGACTTGATGCTAGAGCTGCTGCAATTGTGATGCGCGCAGTAAGGAACACGGTAGATACTGGTCGAACTGTAGTGTGCACAATCCACCAACCAAGCATTGATATCTTTGAATCCTTTGATGAG CTACTTTTGATGAAAAGAGGAGGAAGAGTTATTTATGCAGGACCACTAGGTAGTAATTCTCATAAACTTGTGGAGTATTTTGAG GCTATTGAAGGGGTTCAGAAAATAAAAGAGGGTTACAATCCTGCGACATGGATGCTAGAGATCAGCTCCACTGCAGTTGAGGCACAACTTAACCTTGATTTCTCTGAAGTTTATGCCAATTCCGACCTCTATCA GAGGAACCAGGAGCTCATCAAGGAGCTAAGCACTCCGCAACCAGGTTCCAAGGATCTTCACTTCCCGACCAAGTACTCGCAAAGCTTCATAACTCAGTGCAAGGCTTGTTTCTGGAAACAACACTGGTCTTACTGGAGGAATTCGCAGTACAATGCAATCCGGTTTTTCATGACAATTGTTATCGGTATCTTATTCGGTGTAATCTTTTGGGGCAAAGGAAGCCAGAT ACACAAACAACAAGACCTGATTAATCTATTGGGAGCTACATATTCTGCTGTTCTTTTCCTTGGAGCCTCCAACGCTTCTTCGGTGCAAACTGTTGTGGCAATTGAGAGAACAGTATTTTATCGGGAAAGAGCAGCAGGAATGTATTCCGAGTTGCCATATGCATTTTCTCAG GTGGCTATAGAAACAATTTATGTTGCAATACAAACCTTCATCTATTCTCTTCTACTCTATTCCATGATCGGTTACCACTGGAAGGTCGAGAAGTTCTTGTACTTCTACTACTTCATATTCATGTGCTTCACGTACTTCTCTATGTACGGGATGATGGTCGTTGCACTGACTCCCGGCAGTCAGATTGCTGCCGTTgttatgtcattcttcatcagcTTCTGGAATTTATTTTCGGGCTTCCTCATTCCCAGGCCG CTAATCCCGATATGGTGGAGGTGGTACTACTGGTGTTCCCCGGTTGCTTGGACAATCTATGGCGTTTTCACATCTCAAGTCGGGGATAAGAAGACGTTACTCGAAATTCCTGGCTCAGCGCCAAAGCCGGTGGATGCACTCCTTAAGGAGTACTTGGGATATGACTATGATTTCCTTGTAGCAGTAGTCTTTGCACATCTCGGTTGGgtgctcctcttcttcttcatctttgcCTACGGCATCAGGTTTCTTAACTTTCAAAAGAGATAG
- the LOC126589881 gene encoding pleiotropic drug resistance protein 2-like: MASPPLGVDDLARQSSSRSSSRRSWRSTSVREMWNAPDVFQRSSRQQTVDEEEELKWAAIERLPTYDRMRKGMLRQAMSNGRYVTEEVDVAKLGVQDKKQLMESILKVVEDDNERFLKRLRARNDRVGIDIPKVEVRFENLSIEGDAYVGTRALPTLLNSTLNQIEGLIGLIGLSKSNKRIVKILQDVSGIVKPSRMTLLLGPPSSGKTTLLKALAGKLDRDLRVTGKVTYCGHEFHEFVPQRTSAYISQHDLHYGEMTVRETLDFSGRCLGVGTRYDMLVEMSRREKDAGIKPDPEIDAFMKATSMAGTETSLITDYVLKILGLDICADIMVGDDMRRGISGGQKKRVTTGEMLAGPAKAFFMDEISTGLDSSTTFQITKFMRQMVHIMDVTMVISLLQPAPETYDLFDDIILISEGQIVYQGPRENVLEFFEYMGFRCPDRKGVADFLQEVTSKKDQEQYWYRKNQPYRYISVPDFVDAFNSFHIGQRLVEELRVPYDKRSAHPAALVKEKYGISNMELFKACLQREWLLMQRNSFVYIFKTTQITIMATIAFTVFLRTEMKHGKEEDSARFWGALFFSLINVMFNGVAELSMTVFRLPVFFKQRDALFYPGWAFGLPIWLTRIPISFMESFIWIALTYYTIGFAPAASRFFKQFLAFFGIHQMAVSMFRFIAALGRTEVVANTIGSFTLLLVFILGGYIVARDDIKPWMIWGFYSSPMMYGQNAIAINEYLDKRWSAPLPNGRMPTVGQTILRERGLFTEEYWYWICIGALLAFSVLFNVLFIGALTFLNPLGGTKTLINDDGSETDKKPRSTSNSEGIDMQVQNAQGSSSNGQVKRGMVLPFQPLSLAFNHVNYYVDMPLEMKTQGIEETRLQLLRDVSGAFRPGILTALVGVSGAGKTTLMDVLAGRKTGGYIEGSISISGYPKNQETFARVSGYCEQNDIHSPYVTVYESLLYSAWLRLAQDVTKSTRKMFVDEVMDLVELNPLRNALVGLPGVDGLSTEQRKRLTIAVELVANPSIIFMDEPTSGLDARAAAIVMRTVRNTVDTGRTVVCTIHQPSIDIFEAFDELFLMKRGGQVIYAGPLGPQSHKLVEYFEAIPGVPKIKEGYNPATWMLEVSSAAVEAQNNVDFAEIFANSELYRQNQELIKELSTPQPGSSDLYFPTQYSQSFITQCHACFWKQHWSYWRNSRYNAIRLFMTAGIGILFGVIFWGKGDSIHKQQDLINLLGATYSAVLFLGASNANAVQSVVAIERTVFYRERAAGMYSELPYAFAQVAIETIYVAIQTFMYSCILYSMIGYVWTVEKFLYFYYFIFMCFTYMSMYGMMMVALTPGHQIAAIVSSFFTSFWNLFSGFLISRPLIPVWWRWYYWGSPIAWSIYGIFASQVGDNKDLIVTSQGEVRVDVFIKDNFGYDYDFLIPVVFAHIGWVLLFFFVFAYGIKYLNFQRR; encoded by the exons ATGGCGTCACCACCATTGGGGGTGGATGATTTAGCTAGGCAGAGTAGCAGCCGGAGTAGCAGCCGGAGGAGCTGGCGGTCTACTAGTGTTAGAGAAATGTGGAATGCTCCAGATGTGTTCCAGCGGAGCAGCAGGCAGCAGACGgtggatgaggaggaggagctcAAGTGGGCTGCCATAGAGCGACTGCCAACGTATGATAGGATGAGGAAGGGAATGTTGAGACAGGCCATGAGCAATGGGAGGTATGTGACTGAAGAAGTTGATGTTGCGAAACTTGGGGTACAAGACAAGAAGCAGTTGATGGAGAGCATACTTAAGGTTGTTGAGGATGATAATGAAAGGTTCTTGAAGAGGCTCAGGGCTCGAAACGACAG GGTCGGTATCGACATTCCTAAGGTTGAGGTTAGATTTGAGAATTTATCAATAGAGGGAGATGCATATGTTGGCACCAGAGCTCTTCCAACTTTGCTGAATTCTACCTTGAACCAAATTGAG GGACTAATTGGATTGATTGGACTCTCAAAATCGAACAAAAGAATCGTCAAGATACTCCAAGATGTGAGCGGTATTGTTAAACCATCAAG GATGACATTGCTTCTTGGACCTCCATCATCAGGGAAAACAACGCTACTGAAAGCACTTGCTGGCAAACTTGATAGGGATCTAAGG GTAACTGGGAAAGTAACCTACTGTGGCCATGAATTCCATGAATTTGTGCCTCAGAGAACCTCTGCTTATATCAGTCAGCATGATCTCCATTATGGTGAGATGACAGTTCGCGAAACACTGGATTTCTCTGGACGTTGCCTTGGAGTTGGAACAAGGTATGATATGCTAGTAGAGATGTCTAGAAGGGAGAAAGATGCAGGTATCAAACCTGATCCTGAAATCGATGCATTCATGAAAGCCACATCTATGGCAGGCACCGAAACTAGCTTGATCACAGATTATGTTCTCAAG ATACTTGGATTAGATATATGTGCTGATATAATGGTGGGTGATGATATGAGAAGGGGTATCTCTGGTGGGCAAAAGAAGCGTGTAACAACCG GAGAAATGTTGGCTGGACCAGCGAAAGCATTTTTCATGGATGAAATCTCGACGGGGTTGGACAGTTCCACAACCTTTCAGATTACCAAGTTCATGAGGCAGATGGTTCATATTATGGATGTGACAATGGTCATCTCTCTCTTGCAGCCTGCGCCTGAGACATATGATCTTTTTGATGATATTATTCTTATTTCTGAGGGTCAGATTGTGTACCAAGGCCCGCGTGAGAACGTGCTTGAATTCTTCGAATATATGGGATTCAGATGCCCTGACAGAAAAGGTGTTGCAGACTTCTTGCAAGAAGTGACCTCAAAGAAGGACCAAGAACAATACTGGTATCGGAAGAACCAACCTTATAGATATATCTCGGTGCCAGATTTTGTAGACGCTTTCAACTCTTTTCATATTGGTCAACGGCTTGTGGAAGAACTGAGAGTTCCATATGATAAAAGATCAGCCCATCCTGCTGCCTTGGTGAAGGAAAAGTACGGAATATCTAATATGGAGCTCTTCAAGGCATGCTTACAAAGGGAATGGCTGCTGATGCAGCGTaactctttcgtatacatattcaaAACTACGCAGATAACCATCATGGCAACAATTGCTTTCACGGTATTTTTAAGAACTGAAATGAAACATGGGAAAGAAGAGGATTCGGCAAGGTTTTGGGGAGCGCTGTTTTTCAGTCTCATCAATGTCATGTTTAATGGAGTGGCAGAACTTTCAATGACAGTTTTCAGGCTTCCAGTGTTCTTTAAACAGAGGGATGCCTTGTTCTACCCGGGGTGGGCTTTTGGGTTGCCCATTTGGCTAACCAGAATTCCCATTTCATTTATGGAATCTTTTATATGGATAGCTTTAACATATTACACCATAGGATTTGCACCTGCTGCCAGTAG GTTCTTCAAACAGTTCTTGGCTTTCTTTGGTATACATCAGATGGCAGTCTCCATGTTCCGTTTCATCGCTGCACTTGGAAGAACAGAAGTTGTTGCAAACACAATTGGTTCATTTACACTGCTATTGGTTTTTATTCTCGGAGGTTATATCGTGGCTAGAG ATGATATTAAGCCGTGGATGATATGGGGGTTCTATTCTTCACCTATGATGTATGGACAAAATGCAATTGCTATCAACGAGTATCTTGATAAAAGATGGAGCGCT CCTCTCCCTAACGGCCGTATGCCCACTGTCGGACAGACCATTCTGAGGGAAAGAGGCCTGTTTACAGAAGAATATTGGTATTGGATTTGTATTGGAGCACTCCTCGCGTTTTCGGTTCTTTTTAATGTTCTTTTCATTGGAGCACTGACCTTCTTAAATC CTCTTGGCGGTACCAAAACTCTGATCAATGATGATGGCTCTGAAACCGATAAGAAGCCACGATCGACATCCAATTCAGAAG GTATTGATATGCAAGTGCAAAACGCTCAGGGAAGTAGTTCAAATGGTCAAGTGAAACGAGGAATGGTTCTGCCCTTCCAGCCCCTTTCACTAGCTTTCAACCATGTCAACTACTATGTGGATATGCCTCTG GAAATGAAAACCCAAGGGATTGAAGAGACTCGACTCCAACTACTTCGAGATGTTAGTGGTGCATTCAGGCCAGGTATCCTGACTGCATTAGTTGGTGTTAGTGGTGCTGGAAAAACTACCTTGATGGATGTCTTAGCTGGAAGAAAGACCGGTGGATACATTGAAGGAAGCATTAGCATCTCTGGATACCCAAAGAACCAAGAGACATTTGCTCGGGTCAGCGGTTATTGTGAACAAAACGACATTCATTCACCATATGTGACTGTTTATGAATCTCTCTTATACTCTGCTTGGCTGCGTCTTGCCCAGGACGTTACGAAGTCTACACGAAAG ATGTTTGTTGATGAGGTTATGGATTTGGTCGAGCTTAACCCGTTGAGAAATGCTTTAGTTGGACTTCCGGGAGTTGATGGACTTTCAACTGAGCAGAGAAAGAGGCTTACCATTGCTGTAGAATTGGTTGCCAACCCTTCCATCATCTTCATGGATGAGCCGACATCAGGTCTTGATGCTAGAGCAGCTGCTATTGTTATGCGTACTGTAAGAAATACTGTGGATACCGGGCGAACTGTTGTTTGCACTATTCACCAGCCTAGCATTGACATTTTTGAAGCTTTTGATGAG TTGTTCTTAATGAAAAGAGGAGGACAAGTCATTTATGCTGGACCTCTAGGTCCCCAGTCCCACAAGCTTGTTGAATATTTCGAG GCAATTCCTGGAGTTCCCAAGATTAAAGAAGGCTACAATCCTGCTACTTGGATGTTAGAGGTCAGCTCAGCTGCAGTTGAGGCTCAAAACAACGTTGACTTCGCAGAAATTTTTGCAAATTCTGAACTCTATAG ACAAAATCAGGAACTTATCAAGGAACTGAGCACACCACAACCTGGTTCTAGTGACCTTTACTTTCCCACCCAATACTCACAAAGTTTCATAACTCAATGCCATGCTTGCTTTTGGAAACAACACTGGTCGTACTGGAGGAACTCGCGATACAATGCCATTAGGCTTTTCATGACAGCTGGTATTGGCATACTATTTGGTGTTATCTTCTGGGGCAAAGGAGactccat ACATAAACAACAAGACTTGATAAATCTTTTGGGAGCTACCTATTCCGCTGTTCTTTTCCTTGGAGCAAGCAATGCTAATGCTGTGCAATCTGTGGTTGCGATTGAGAGAACAGTCTTCTACCGTGAAAGAGCTGCAGGGATGTATTCAGAGTTACCTTATGCATTTGCTCAG GTTGCTATTGAGACAATTTACGTTGCAATCCAAACCTTTATGTATTCATGCATTCTGTATTCTATGATCGGGTACGTTTGGACGGTGGAGAAGTTTTTGTACTTCTACTACTTCATATTCATGTGCTTTACCTACATGTCCATGTACGGAATGATGATGGTTGCACTAACTCCTGGCCATCAAATCGCTGCAATCGTTTCTTCCTTCTTCACGAGCTTCTGGAACTTGTTCTCCGGTTTTCTCATTTCCAGGCCG CTAATTCCGGTGTGGTGGAGGTGGTACTACTGGGGGTCTCCAATTGCTTGGTCAATCTATGGCATCTTCGCGTCTCAAGTTGGCGACAACAAGGATCTGATTGTAACTTCTCAGGGAGAAGTGAGAGTGGATGTGTTCATTAAAGATAACTTTGGTTATGACTACGACTTTTTAATCCCCGTGGTGTTTGCTCATATTGGTTGGgtccttctcttcttcttcgtctttgCCTACGGCATCAAGTACCTTAACTTCCAGAGGAGATAA